The Impatiens glandulifera chromosome 8, dImpGla2.1, whole genome shotgun sequence genome includes a window with the following:
- the LOC124911905 gene encoding F-box protein SKIP19-like, whose translation MASSSRSHGQGRKPYRWSEKEASSSAVKRRPGKELAETRNWLEDLPRDVTIAMLQKVGTIDILENIQKVCVSWRKICKDPTLWRSIDMRNTGDFQDMPYDLVEMTKHAIDRSCGQLLDINLEYFGNNDLLKYITDSTNQLRRLRIVLCWAISDEGISEAAKKLPYMEELHIYFGNITNVGLENVGRSCPSLKSLTYNQQGVVLPLMDSDEDEVDLNVDALAISRTMPQLHHLSLFGNQMTNEGLEAILDACPHLESLDLRQCFGINLSGPLGKRCSSSIKALRLPDDSTSDYEFDATVYKGCGYNSYDDDYLPGFSDTDLVTDDDEDYASLGYDSFDDNENVSDVDFL comes from the exons ATGGCGTCATCTTCCCGATCTCACGGTCAGGGAAGAAAACCATATCGTTGGTCGGAGAAAGAGGCGTCGTCGTCTGCTGTTAAGCGCCGTCCAGGAAAAGAACTGGCTGAAACTCGAAACTGGCTGGAAGATCTTCCGCGAGATGTCACTATAGCTATGCTTCAAAAGGTTGGGACAATTGACATACTGGAGAATATCCAGAAAGTATGCGTCTCTTGGCGTAAAATCTGCAAAGATCCTACGTTGTGGCGATCCATCGACATGCGTAACACCGGTGATTTCCAGGACATGCCTTATGATCTTGTTGAAATGACCAAGCACGCTATAGATCGAAGCTGTGGTCAATTGCTTGATATTAACCTTGAGTATTTCGGTAATAACGATCTACTCAAGTATATTACTGACAG TACAAATCAGCTGAGACGTCTTCGAATAGTACTGTGCTGGGCCATTTCAGATGAGGGAATAAGTGAAGCTGCTAAAAAACTACCATATATGGAAGAACTTCATATTTATTTTGGGAACATTACAAATGTAGGTCTTGAAAATGTTGGGCGCAGCTGCCCGAGTTTGAAATCACTGACATATAATCAACAAGGGGTTGTGTTGCCTCTAATGGATTCTGATGAGGATGAAGTTGATCTCAATGTTGACGCACTTGCTATCTCAAGAACAATGCCTCAGTTGCATCACCTTAGCCTCTTTGGGAATCAAATGACGAACGAAGGCTTGGAAGCCATTCTCGACGCTTGCCCTCATCTAGAATCACTTGATCTTAGACAGTGCTTTGGGATAAACTTATCTGGTCCATTGGGCAAAAGATGTTCTTCATCCATTAAGGCACTCCGCCTTCCAGATGACTCTACTTCTGATTATGAGTTCGACGCAACAGTTTACAAAGGATGTGGCTATAATTCATATGATGATGATTATCTTCCTGGATTTTCTGATACAGACCTAGTAACCGATGATGATGAAGACTACGCCTCTTTAGGATATGATTCGTTTGATGACAATGAGAATGTCTCCGATGTAGACTTCTTATGA